Proteins from a genomic interval of Afifella aestuarii:
- a CDS encoding ABC transporter permease subunit: MLRFLFVRIGLLVPTFIGITIAAFGFVRLLPGDPVLLLAGEHGVSPERHAELMHQLGFDRPIWVQYFDFLWSVLQGDLGRSLVTHRPVLAEFSTLFPATLELSVCAIIIATVVGIPIGVIAAMKRGTWVDQSVMGAALVGYSMPIFWWGLLLIIFFSGVLHWTPVSGRISLLYYFPAHTGFMLIDSLLSGQKGAFVSAVSHLILPAVVLATIPLAVIARQTRSAMLEVLGEDYVRTARAKGLSQARVVGLHALRNALIPVVTTIGLQVGVMMAGAILTETIFSWPGVGKWMVDSIFRRDYPAVQGGLLMIAVIIMFVNLIVDLLYGLINPRIRHTR, encoded by the coding sequence ATGCTGCGCTTCCTCTTCGTGCGCATCGGCCTGCTGGTGCCGACTTTCATCGGCATCACGATTGCCGCTTTCGGTTTTGTCCGCCTTTTGCCCGGCGATCCGGTCCTGCTTTTGGCCGGCGAGCATGGCGTCAGCCCCGAACGGCATGCAGAGCTCATGCATCAACTTGGCTTCGACCGGCCGATCTGGGTGCAGTATTTCGACTTTCTATGGTCGGTGCTGCAAGGCGATCTCGGCCGATCGCTTGTCACTCATCGGCCTGTCCTGGCTGAATTTTCCACACTTTTTCCGGCCACTCTGGAACTCTCCGTCTGCGCCATCATCATCGCCACCGTCGTCGGCATTCCGATCGGCGTGATCGCTGCGATGAAGCGCGGCACATGGGTCGATCAGTCGGTGATGGGTGCCGCCCTCGTCGGCTATTCCATGCCGATCTTCTGGTGGGGCCTCCTGCTCATCATCTTCTTCTCCGGCGTGCTGCATTGGACCCCGGTCTCCGGGCGCATCTCGCTGCTCTACTATTTTCCCGCCCATACCGGCTTCATGCTGATCGACAGCCTGCTCTCGGGGCAGAAGGGCGCCTTCGTTTCGGCCGTCTCGCATCTCATCCTGCCGGCGGTCGTGCTTGCCACGATCCCGCTAGCGGTGATTGCGCGCCAGACGCGTTCGGCGATGCTCGAAGTGCTCGGCGAGGATTATGTGCGCACCGCGCGCGCCAAAGGCCTGTCGCAGGCCCGGGTCGTGGGCCTGCATGCGCTGCGCAATGCCTTGATCCCGGTGGTGACGACGATCGGCCTGCAGGTCGGCGTGATGATGGCGGGCGCCATTTTGACCGAAACCATCTTCTCATGGCCGGGCGTCGGCAAGTGGATGGTCGATTCCATTTTCAGGCGCGACTATCCGGCCGTGCAGGGCGGTCTTTTGATGATCGCAGTGATCATCATGTTCGTGAATCTGATCGTGGACCTGCTCTACGGGCTCATCAATCCCCGCATCCGGCACACGAGGTGA
- a CDS encoding ABC transporter substrate-binding protein: MILKTTIRALALGVSMAAMVAGAASAKTLVYCSEGSPAGFDPGLYTAGTDFDASSKTVYNRLVEFKSGTTEVVPALAESWDVSDDGMEYTFHLREGVKFQTTDFFTPTREFNADDVVFSFTRMLDKESPWYNYAGGQWQYFDAMSMPDLLKSIEKVDDHTVKFVLTRPEAPFIANMAMDFASIMSKEYADQLQADDNMPMLNQQPLGTGPFQFVAYQKDAVIRYKANPDYWGGKEAIDDLVFAITPDAAVRYQKLLANECQIMPYPAPADIEAMKSNDDINVMEQNGLNVAYLAYNTLQEPFDKPEVRKALNMAINKKAIIDAVFQGSGSVAKNPIPPTMWGYNDAIEDDPYDPEAAKKMLEDAGVTDLKMKIWAMPVQRPYMPNARRAAELIQSDYAEVGVDAEIVSFEWGEYLKRAAEKDHEGAIILGWTGDNGDPDNFLAVLLGCDGVGTSNNVAEYCDDDFESLIQKAKTLSSQEERAELYKKAQEVFKEDAPWATLAHSVVYMPMRNSVQNYKMDPLGSHRFDGVDIAE, from the coding sequence ATGATCCTCAAAACCACCATCCGGGCGCTCGCATTGGGCGTCAGCATGGCCGCCATGGTAGCTGGCGCGGCTTCGGCCAAGACGCTTGTCTACTGCTCTGAAGGCTCGCCCGCCGGATTCGATCCAGGCCTCTACACCGCAGGCACCGATTTCGACGCCTCCTCCAAGACGGTCTACAACCGCCTGGTCGAGTTCAAGAGCGGCACGACGGAAGTCGTCCCGGCTCTCGCCGAAAGCTGGGACGTGTCCGACGACGGCATGGAATACACCTTCCATCTGCGCGAAGGCGTCAAGTTCCAGACCACGGACTTCTTTACGCCGACGCGCGAATTCAATGCCGACGACGTGGTGTTCAGCTTCACCCGCATGCTCGACAAGGAAAGCCCGTGGTACAATTACGCGGGCGGCCAGTGGCAGTATTTCGACGCCATGTCGATGCCGGACCTCCTGAAGAGCATCGAAAAGGTCGACGACCACACGGTCAAGTTCGTGCTCACTCGGCCGGAGGCGCCCTTCATCGCCAATATGGCGATGGATTTCGCTTCGATCATGTCGAAGGAATACGCCGACCAGCTGCAGGCTGACGACAACATGCCGATGCTCAACCAGCAGCCGCTGGGCACCGGGCCGTTCCAGTTCGTCGCCTATCAGAAGGACGCGGTGATCCGCTACAAGGCCAATCCCGATTACTGGGGCGGGAAAGAAGCGATCGACGACCTCGTCTTCGCCATCACCCCGGACGCAGCGGTTCGCTACCAGAAGCTTCTCGCCAACGAGTGCCAGATCATGCCGTATCCGGCACCGGCCGACATCGAGGCGATGAAGTCGAACGACGACATCAACGTCATGGAGCAGAACGGCCTCAACGTCGCCTATCTCGCGTACAACACGCTGCAGGAGCCGTTCGACAAGCCGGAAGTGCGCAAAGCGCTCAATATGGCGATCAACAAAAAGGCGATCATCGACGCCGTCTTCCAGGGCTCCGGCTCGGTGGCCAAGAACCCGATCCCGCCGACGATGTGGGGCTACAACGACGCCATCGAGGACGACCCGTACGATCCCGAAGCCGCCAAGAAGATGCTCGAAGACGCCGGCGTGACCGACCTCAAGATGAAGATCTGGGCGATGCCTGTGCAGCGGCCTTATATGCCGAATGCCCGTCGTGCCGCGGAGCTCATCCAGTCGGACTATGCCGAAGTCGGCGTCGATGCAGAGATCGTCTCCTTTGAATGGGGCGAGTATCTGAAGCGCGCCGCGGAGAAGGACCACGAAGGTGCCATCATCCTCGGCTGGACCGGCGACAATGGTGACCCCGACAACTTCCTCGCGGTGCTTCTCGGCTGCGACGGCGTCGGCACCTCGAACAACGTCGCGGAATATTGCGACGACGATTTCGAGAGCCTGATCCAGAAGGCGAAGACGCTTTCAAGCCAGGAGGAACGCGCCGAGCTCTACAAAAAGGCGCAGGAAGTCTTCAAGGAAGACGCGCCCTGGGCGACGCTCGCGCATTCGGTCGTTTACATGCCGATGCGCAACTCCGTTCAGAACTACAAGATGGACCCGCTCGGCTCGCATCGCTTTGACGGCGTTGACATCGCGGAGTAA
- a CDS encoding phosphatase PAP2 family protein produces the protein MAFPEQLLSMTRRTIHHVRHHWARQEFLLLLLIGLGAGSVWGFIALADEVVEGETHAFDMFIMLAMRNPADHADPLGPLWFEETMRDVTSFGSTFGLVFVSLTVIFWLVLTKRPHAGLLVFASLAGGAIVVNALKYGFSRPRPDLVAHSAEVFTTSFPSAHAAMSATVYLTLGALVMRFSKGRALKLYALFVAVLLTILVGLSRVYLGVHWPTDVLAGWAIGAAWATFVWVVALWLQRRGRIEPSGVQSEEAVAPAAKE, from the coding sequence ATGGCATTTCCCGAACAGCTGTTAAGCATGACCCGGCGCACCATTCACCATGTGCGCCATCACTGGGCCCGGCAGGAATTTCTGCTTCTCCTCCTGATCGGTCTCGGGGCCGGTTCGGTCTGGGGCTTCATCGCACTCGCCGATGAAGTGGTGGAAGGCGAGACCCACGCCTTCGACATGTTCATCATGCTGGCGATGCGCAATCCCGCCGACCACGCCGACCCTCTGGGGCCGTTATGGTTCGAGGAGACGATGCGCGACGTCACGAGCTTCGGCTCGACGTTCGGTCTCGTCTTCGTCTCGTTGACGGTGATCTTCTGGCTCGTTCTGACGAAGCGCCCGCATGCCGGCCTTCTCGTTTTCGCCTCGCTTGCCGGCGGTGCGATCGTCGTCAACGCGCTGAAATACGGCTTTTCCCGACCGCGCCCCGATCTGGTCGCCCATTCGGCCGAGGTTTTCACGACGAGTTTTCCGAGCGCTCATGCCGCCATGTCGGCGACGGTCTATTTGACACTCGGTGCGCTCGTCATGCGGTTCAGCAAGGGCAGGGCTCTCAAGCTCTACGCGCTTTTCGTCGCCGTTCTCCTGACGATCCTCGTGGGCCTGTCTCGTGTTTATCTCGGCGTGCACTGGCCGACGGATGTCCTCGCCGGCTGGGCGATCGGGGCAGCGTGGGCGACCTTTGTTTGGGTGGTGGCGCTTTGGCTGCAGCGGCGGGGCCGCATCGAGCCGAGCGGCGTCCAGAGCGAGGAGGCCGTCGCGCCGGCCGCCAAGGAGTGA
- a CDS encoding TlpA family protein disulfide reductase, with protein sequence MPACSRRTFLALSAALLAGPIRAAEGGPDLTGLAVTDGDGNVLSFGDMLGKGPAVVHFWATWCGPCRDELPEVARFAAFLAERNRRDRFFVVSVDDLPFERVRDFYVDELGLPSLQSWQLVRGNAGMAFRLRGYPATVVLGDDRSLKRTLRGPADWDDPAFREELLRDLAAAR encoded by the coding sequence GTGCCGGCGTGCTCTCGGCGGACGTTTCTGGCCTTGAGTGCCGCGCTTCTGGCCGGTCCGATCCGTGCGGCCGAAGGAGGTCCCGACCTCACGGGCCTTGCCGTCACGGACGGCGATGGGAACGTCCTCTCGTTCGGGGATATGTTGGGGAAGGGGCCGGCGGTCGTACATTTCTGGGCGACCTGGTGTGGTCCCTGTCGCGATGAACTGCCGGAAGTCGCGCGATTTGCGGCCTTCCTGGCCGAGCGGAACCGGAGAGACCGGTTCTTCGTCGTCTCCGTCGATGATCTTCCCTTCGAGCGGGTCCGAGATTTCTATGTCGATGAACTCGGTCTTCCGAGTCTTCAGAGCTGGCAGCTCGTTCGCGGCAATGCAGGCATGGCCTTTCGTCTGCGAGGCTATCCGGCGACGGTCGTTCTCGGCGATGATCGCTCGCTCAAGCGGACGCTCCGCGGTCCTGCCGACTGGGACGATCCGGCATTTCGCGAAGAGCTCCTGCGCGATCTGGCTGCGGCTCGGTAA
- a CDS encoding copper chaperone PCu(A)C — MHKLSLVSLAAAFAAIGLAASATTAQEKHGHAEESGHTESHDDHSHHEAELHGVRLLHAWTRATDAKTALVFVDIQNKSEKNVVLEGGEADIAKTVELVGFQLKDGEPDYVALPKMPVTAGGEVKLSPNGLALRLDGLTRQLHQGDEFQMEFRFDTGHVDMFVQVEAEDAMHHSHVGHTH, encoded by the coding sequence ATGCACAAGTTAAGTCTCGTGTCCCTTGCGGCAGCCTTTGCAGCCATCGGCCTCGCAGCTTCCGCGACCACCGCACAAGAGAAGCACGGGCATGCGGAGGAAAGCGGGCACACAGAAAGCCATGACGACCACAGCCACCATGAGGCCGAGCTCCATGGCGTGCGTCTCCTCCATGCCTGGACGCGTGCGACGGATGCCAAGACGGCGCTCGTCTTCGTCGACATCCAGAACAAATCCGAGAAGAACGTCGTTCTCGAGGGCGGAGAGGCCGATATCGCCAAAACGGTCGAGCTGGTCGGCTTCCAGCTCAAAGACGGCGAGCCGGACTATGTCGCGCTTCCCAAGATGCCCGTGACGGCGGGCGGCGAGGTCAAACTTTCACCCAACGGTCTGGCGCTTCGTCTCGACGGCCTCACGCGACAACTGCACCAGGGCGACGAATTTCAGATGGAATTTCGTTTCGACACTGGCCATGTCGACATGTTCGTGCAGGTCGAGGCGGAAGACGCCATGCACCACAGCCATGTCGGGCATACGCACTGA
- a CDS encoding ABC transporter permease gives MLETASDWWNGLAPGIQDGLLFLLLLSPAILTGFLVVTGYRPFALVRAMLWRFRWTSLLFVVLIGVSVGIGVGLIAQERGLRQGTARAADKFDLVVTAPGSEVTMMLAAVYLQPSDVPLLSGEVYNRIAEHENVSLAAPIAFGDSFEGAPVVGTTPDFISHLSSGALAEGRLFAAHEEAVVGARVALRLGDHFTPAHGVGPSAEEHAHEGHSYTVVGRMPPSGSPWDKAILVPVEAVWEVHNLPVGHRPSRAEQIGPPFDADYFPGTPAILVRADQLWANYALRSEFTTAETMAFFPGAVLASLHALLGDVRQILSVMAIVTQVLVTAGVLSGLIILMRLFARRLALLRALGAPRRFVFAVVWSYAAFLIGAGAVLGVAIGIAATAIISRILTAQTDILIRASLGWPEFHLVAGFVSLTVLLALLPAFITLARPVVRDLRG, from the coding sequence ATGCTTGAGACCGCGAGCGATTGGTGGAACGGGCTCGCGCCCGGCATCCAGGACGGGCTGCTCTTCCTCCTCTTGCTGTCGCCCGCGATCCTCACGGGGTTTCTCGTCGTCACGGGCTACCGACCATTCGCTTTGGTGCGCGCAATGCTCTGGCGCTTTCGATGGACGAGCCTTCTCTTCGTCGTTCTGATCGGGGTTTCGGTGGGGATCGGCGTCGGCCTCATCGCCCAGGAACGCGGCCTGCGGCAGGGAACGGCACGCGCGGCCGACAAATTCGACCTCGTCGTCACGGCCCCCGGCAGCGAAGTGACGATGATGCTTGCCGCCGTCTATCTCCAGCCCTCCGACGTGCCGCTTCTTTCAGGCGAGGTCTACAATCGCATCGCAGAGCACGAGAATGTCAGCCTCGCCGCGCCGATCGCCTTCGGCGACAGTTTTGAGGGTGCGCCGGTCGTCGGGACGACGCCGGATTTCATATCGCATCTTTCCTCCGGCGCGCTCGCCGAAGGCAGGCTCTTTGCGGCCCACGAGGAGGCGGTCGTCGGCGCACGGGTCGCGCTTCGCCTCGGTGATCATTTCACGCCTGCACATGGCGTCGGCCCGTCGGCCGAAGAGCATGCGCATGAGGGCCATTCCTATACCGTCGTCGGGCGGATGCCCCCATCCGGGAGCCCATGGGACAAAGCCATTCTGGTCCCGGTAGAAGCGGTCTGGGAGGTCCACAATCTCCCCGTCGGACATCGCCCGTCACGCGCCGAACAGATCGGGCCGCCTTTCGATGCGGATTATTTTCCGGGCACGCCTGCCATTCTGGTGCGCGCCGATCAGCTCTGGGCGAATTATGCGCTGCGCTCCGAATTCACGACGGCGGAGACGATGGCATTCTTTCCGGGCGCGGTCCTCGCCAGCCTGCATGCGCTCTTGGGCGATGTCCGGCAGATCCTGTCGGTGATGGCGATCGTGACGCAGGTCCTCGTCACGGCCGGCGTTCTCTCCGGTCTCATCATCTTGATGCGGCTGTTCGCGCGCCGTCTCGCCTTGTTGCGGGCCCTTGGCGCGCCGCGGCGCTTCGTCTTCGCCGTGGTTTGGTCCTATGCGGCATTCCTGATCGGCGCTGGCGCCGTCCTCGGCGTCGCCATCGGCATCGCTGCCACCGCCATCATCTCGCGAATCCTGACCGCCCAAACCGATATCCTGATCCGCGCCAGCCTCGGCTGGCCGGAATTCCATCTCGTCGCCGGTTTCGTCAGCCTGACGGTTCTGCTCGCTCTCCTCCCGGCCTTCATCACCCTCGCACGGCCGGTGGTGCGCGACCTACGAGGGTGA
- a CDS encoding ABC transporter ATP-binding protein — MTLPLSVSGLRVEGDAGRAILEADAFEVAAGTAIAIRGPSGAGKSTLLFALAGLVPIAQGSVRWGETEISSMKEDGRAAFRRAHIGMIFQDFLLFEELSAEANASLAGAYVRKRRHKIGEGARRALERLGLKGDDARTVATFSGGERQRVAVARALATEPSIILADEPTASLDRAAADALVDDLIQLTRESGRTLIVASHDLKVHEAVDRVIDVADGRLIGEVRRDA, encoded by the coding sequence ATGACACTTCCCCTCTCCGTTTCCGGCCTCAGGGTCGAAGGTGATGCCGGTCGAGCAATTCTCGAGGCAGATGCCTTCGAGGTTGCAGCAGGTACGGCGATCGCCATCCGCGGCCCGTCCGGGGCGGGCAAGTCTACGCTTCTCTTCGCGCTCGCCGGATTGGTGCCGATCGCGCAAGGCTCCGTGCGCTGGGGCGAGACGGAGATCTCGTCCATGAAGGAGGACGGACGCGCCGCCTTCCGCCGTGCCCATATCGGCATGATTTTTCAGGATTTCCTTCTCTTCGAGGAGTTGAGCGCGGAGGCGAATGCGAGCCTTGCGGGCGCCTACGTCCGCAAGCGGCGCCATAAGATCGGTGAAGGCGCGCGGAGAGCGCTCGAAAGGCTCGGCCTCAAGGGAGACGATGCGCGCACGGTTGCGACCTTCTCCGGCGGCGAACGTCAGCGTGTCGCCGTGGCACGTGCGCTCGCCACCGAACCTTCCATCATCCTCGCCGACGAACCGACAGCGAGCCTCGATCGGGCAGCGGCCGACGCGCTCGTCGACGACCTCATTCAACTGACGCGAGAGAGCGGACGCACCCTCATCGTCGCAAGCCATGATCTCAAAGTGCACGAGGCCGTCGACCGCGTGATCGACGTTGCCGACGGGCGCCTCATCGGCGAGGTCCGGCGCGATGCTTGA
- a CDS encoding alkaline phosphatase: protein MLRNILLTSAALALGSTAAFAQDIVQSNSSWYTDAEAALNQRLEHQPNTNRAKNVILFIADGMGVGTNYAIRLYAGQQNGEYGSEHVLPYEAYQDFPNVALVKTYNINAQTPDSAPTAGSMNTGVKQVFNTINLSENAVHDECASEEGNKLTLFSELMSEMGKSVGVVTTARITHATPAAAYAKTANRNWEGEAPEGCTDIATQLLDQMKAGVVDLAMGGGRRYFLPETVTDEEGKKGKRKDGHNLVDEAKEAGVQYAWNTETAKALNLDGETPVLALFEDSHMKYEHDRTEADEPSLTEMTKTAIDYLSKNDEGYYLEIESGRVDHANHDGNAFRTVTDGVEFANAVAAAAEMTNPEDTLIIVTADHEHSIALNGYCGRGSPILGLCYDIGKGQVKHADEPVLADDGKPFTVIGYLNGPGAVLKEQEDKSYSGSRPDLTEEEAEDSEYVQQALIPMSSESHSGEDVAVWARGPFAHLFDGVIEQNYIFHVMNHAANAE from the coding sequence GTGCTTCGAAACATCCTTTTGACTTCCGCGGCGCTCGCGCTCGGATCCACCGCCGCCTTTGCCCAGGACATCGTCCAGAGCAACAGCAGCTGGTACACCGATGCGGAGGCCGCTCTCAATCAGCGGCTCGAGCATCAGCCGAACACCAATCGCGCCAAGAACGTCATCCTGTTCATTGCTGATGGCATGGGCGTCGGCACCAATTATGCCATTCGGCTTTATGCCGGCCAGCAGAACGGCGAATACGGCTCCGAGCACGTGCTGCCCTACGAGGCCTATCAGGACTTTCCGAACGTGGCGCTCGTGAAGACCTACAACATCAACGCCCAGACGCCCGATTCCGCACCGACGGCGGGCTCGATGAACACCGGCGTGAAACAAGTCTTCAACACCATCAATCTGAGCGAAAACGCCGTTCATGACGAATGCGCCTCGGAAGAAGGCAACAAGCTCACACTCTTCTCCGAACTGATGAGCGAGATGGGCAAGTCGGTCGGCGTCGTCACGACAGCGCGCATCACCCATGCGACGCCCGCGGCGGCCTATGCGAAGACGGCGAACCGCAACTGGGAAGGCGAAGCGCCCGAGGGCTGCACCGACATCGCCACGCAGCTTCTCGACCAGATGAAGGCGGGCGTCGTCGACCTCGCCATGGGCGGAGGCCGTCGCTATTTCCTGCCTGAGACCGTGACCGACGAAGAAGGCAAGAAGGGCAAACGCAAGGACGGCCACAATCTCGTCGATGAAGCCAAGGAAGCGGGCGTCCAGTACGCCTGGAATACGGAGACCGCGAAGGCGCTCAATCTCGACGGCGAAACGCCTGTGCTCGCTCTCTTCGAAGACAGCCACATGAAGTACGAGCACGATCGCACCGAAGCCGACGAACCGTCTCTGACCGAGATGACCAAGACGGCCATCGATTATCTCTCCAAGAACGACGAGGGCTATTATCTGGAAATCGAGTCCGGTCGCGTCGATCACGCCAATCACGACGGCAACGCCTTCCGCACCGTGACGGACGGTGTGGAGTTCGCCAATGCGGTCGCCGCCGCGGCCGAGATGACCAATCCGGAAGACACGCTCATCATCGTCACGGCCGACCATGAGCATTCGATTGCGCTCAACGGCTATTGCGGCCGCGGCTCGCCGATCCTCGGACTCTGCTACGACATCGGCAAGGGCCAGGTGAAACATGCCGATGAGCCGGTTCTCGCCGACGACGGCAAACCCTTCACCGTCATCGGCTACCTGAACGGCCCGGGCGCCGTCCTGAAAGAGCAGGAAGACAAGAGCTATTCTGGTTCGCGCCCCGACCTCACCGAGGAAGAGGCGGAAGATTCCGAATATGTGCAGCAGGCCCTGATCCCGATGTCGTCGGAAAGCCATTCCGGCGAGGACGTGGCGGTGTGGGCGCGCGGCCCCTTTGCGCATCTCTTCGATGGCGTCATCGAGCAGAACTACATCTTCCACGTGATGAACCACGCGGCGAACGCCGAATAG
- the amaB gene encoding L-piperidine-6-carboxylate dehydrogenase, whose translation MTLDIAQDALAILNRLGVAEAALSGGDIVARTPLTGAEIGRVPAADAAATDSAVDAAHSAFLEWRMVPAPRRGELVRLFGEELRAAKDDLGRLVSIEAGKIPSEGAGEVQEMIDICDFAVGLSRQLYGLSIATERPGHRMMETWHPLGVVGVISAFNFPVAVWSWNTALALVCGDAVVWKPSEKTPLTALACEAIFKRAAERFGDVPDGLVRVVIGDRAVGEALVDNPKVPLVSATGSTAMGRQVGPRLAQRFARAILELGGNNGAIVCPSVDLEMAVRAVAFSAIGTAGQRCTTLRRLFVHESVYDELVPRLKRAYEGVKVGNPLAGDALVGPLIDKPAFEGMIRALDAAKAAGGTVTGGARVETGDADAYYVRPALVEMPEQTGPVLEETFAPILYVMKYRAFDEALAAHNAVAAGLSSSIFTRDLQEAERFLSTAGSDCGIANVNIGPSGAEIGGAFGGEKDTGGGRESGSDAWKGYMRRATNTINYSNALPLAQGVSFDID comes from the coding sequence ATGACCCTCGATATTGCTCAAGACGCGCTTGCTATCCTCAACCGCCTCGGCGTGGCCGAAGCTGCCTTGTCGGGCGGCGACATCGTTGCGCGCACACCACTCACCGGTGCCGAGATCGGCCGTGTGCCCGCAGCTGATGCGGCCGCCACCGACAGCGCGGTCGATGCCGCCCATTCGGCCTTCCTCGAATGGCGTATGGTACCTGCGCCGCGCCGTGGTGAGCTCGTCCGCCTCTTCGGCGAAGAATTGAGGGCCGCAAAGGACGATCTCGGTCGTCTGGTCTCCATCGAGGCCGGCAAGATCCCGTCAGAGGGAGCGGGCGAAGTGCAGGAAATGATCGACATTTGCGATTTCGCTGTCGGTCTCTCGCGGCAGCTTTATGGTCTCTCCATAGCCACAGAGCGTCCTGGCCACCGCATGATGGAAACCTGGCATCCTCTCGGTGTTGTCGGCGTCATCTCCGCCTTCAATTTTCCCGTGGCGGTGTGGTCGTGGAATACGGCCCTCGCTCTCGTTTGCGGCGATGCGGTGGTGTGGAAGCCTTCGGAGAAGACACCTTTGACGGCGCTCGCCTGTGAGGCGATCTTCAAGAGGGCAGCGGAACGTTTTGGCGACGTCCCGGATGGGCTGGTCCGCGTCGTCATCGGCGATCGTGCCGTCGGTGAGGCACTCGTTGACAATCCGAAAGTACCGCTCGTTTCCGCGACCGGTTCGACGGCAATGGGTCGCCAGGTCGGGCCACGTCTGGCGCAGCGTTTCGCCCGTGCCATTCTGGAACTCGGCGGCAACAACGGTGCGATCGTCTGTCCATCCGTCGATCTCGAAATGGCAGTGCGCGCCGTCGCCTTTAGTGCAATCGGCACGGCTGGACAGCGCTGCACGACGCTGCGGCGTCTCTTCGTTCATGAGAGCGTCTATGACGAACTCGTACCGCGTCTGAAGAGGGCCTATGAAGGTGTGAAGGTTGGAAACCCGCTGGCCGGCGACGCGCTTGTCGGCCCCTTGATCGACAAGCCTGCCTTTGAAGGCATGATTCGTGCGCTCGATGCTGCGAAGGCGGCCGGGGGCACTGTGACGGGTGGTGCGCGCGTCGAGACGGGCGATGCCGACGCTTACTATGTTCGGCCGGCACTAGTGGAGATGCCCGAACAGACCGGGCCGGTTCTCGAAGAGACCTTCGCGCCGATCCTTTATGTGATGAAGTATCGTGCCTTCGACGAAGCGCTGGCCGCTCACAACGCGGTGGCGGCAGGTCTCTCCTCATCGATCTTTACGCGAGATCTGCAGGAAGCCGAGCGCTTTCTCAGCACCGCGGGCTCCGATTGCGGCATCGCCAATGTCAATATCGGCCCCTCGGGTGCAGAGATCGGTGGGGCCTTCGGCGGTGAAAAGGACACCGGCGGCGGCCGCGAATCGGGTTCCGATGCCTGGAAGGGCTACATGCGGCGCGCCACCAATACGATCAATTATTCCAACGCCTTGCCGCTCGCTCAGGGCGTCTCATTCGATATCGATTGA
- a CDS encoding polysaccharide lyase, whose product MLREDFESGELDPAVLYYKDNFEQRAGSYRFVPGEGRDGSTAIELTLEEHCPPQAEDCSERAELWESKSAHLPYGTPVWYRFSVRFVGPRPDGDHRHVLAQWKRTIPKGVPGNSSPFLALRLRDGKLFFTVETELLKPLLSVDGTKISPCQPGEMEVWNRPYDDQSRGWVIAEGGDRPARHEKYDACTDEIHVTRFVPALPEAEDGWFNIIAFTRAGPDGDGRIELFVNGERVAQVTGRIGHRHLGPNQYFKFGPYRDAGDGTWSLLFDDFARSEKCTDMLAEKICRELGL is encoded by the coding sequence ATGCTGCGAGAGGACTTCGAAAGCGGCGAACTTGATCCCGCCGTTCTCTATTACAAAGACAATTTCGAGCAGCGGGCCGGCAGCTACCGCTTCGTGCCAGGGGAGGGGCGGGACGGCTCGACCGCGATCGAGCTCACGCTTGAAGAGCATTGTCCGCCACAGGCGGAAGATTGCAGCGAGCGGGCCGAATTGTGGGAATCGAAGAGTGCCCATCTGCCTTACGGAACGCCCGTCTGGTACCGCTTTTCGGTGCGTTTCGTCGGTCCCCGCCCGGACGGTGATCACCGGCACGTCCTGGCGCAATGGAAGCGTACGATCCCGAAGGGCGTCCCCGGCAATTCGAGCCCCTTCCTGGCTCTTAGACTGCGCGACGGGAAGCTCTTCTTCACCGTCGAGACCGAATTGCTGAAGCCGCTGCTTTCCGTTGACGGGACCAAGATCTCCCCGTGTCAGCCGGGCGAAATGGAGGTCTGGAACCGACCCTATGATGATCAAAGCCGTGGCTGGGTGATTGCGGAGGGTGGCGATCGACCTGCCCGCCACGAAAAGTATGATGCCTGCACGGACGAGATCCATGTGACCCGTTTTGTGCCGGCCTTGCCCGAAGCGGAGGATGGCTGGTTCAATATCATTGCTTTCACACGCGCCGGGCCCGACGGTGACGGCCGCATCGAACTCTTCGTCAACGGCGAGCGGGTGGCGCAGGTGACCGGCCGCATCGGCCATCGCCATCTCGGTCCGAATCAGTATTTCAAATTTGGCCCCTACCGCGATGCCGGCGACGGCACGTGGTCGCTCTTATTCGATGATTTCGCGCGCAGCGAGAAATGCACCGATATGCTGGCGGAGAAGATTTGCCGCGAGCTCGGCTTGTGA